The following proteins are co-located in the Pedobacter sp. FW305-3-2-15-E-R2A2 genome:
- a CDS encoding quinol:cytochrome C oxidoreductase, with protein MGTHNYNLTEQFEFTGKAKTLSFVAIAVGVLAIGYGFTAKELHERTFANLLLMAYYFACVCMSGAFFLAVQFVAQAGWSASILRVPQAMAKTLPIAVVILIAVMAAGLYTHNLYHHWNAPGLTDINSPNYDKLIDGKSAFLNVPFFMARQVIFLGVYCIFAVLLAKLSTNEDLTGGLNSYRKSFKYSCIFLVIYGFTTPIFAFDTIMSLEAHWFSTMFGWYNFAAMWVSSLATIAIIIILLRKAGYMSWVNNSHLHNLGQFIFGFSIFWTYVWFAQFMLIYYANMPEETVYFYKRFDHYEFWFYLNLILNFLAPVLLLMDRDNKRQENIMLTVCIIVLCGHWVDYYQMIMPGTVEEHHAFGFIEIGTAVGFVGLFTFTVLRALSKQPLIAKNHPFLQESLNHHL; from the coding sequence ATGGGAACTCACAATTATAATTTAACTGAGCAGTTTGAGTTTACAGGTAAAGCAAAAACCTTAAGCTTTGTCGCTATTGCCGTAGGGGTATTAGCTATAGGCTACGGTTTTACGGCTAAGGAGCTTCATGAGCGTACTTTTGCCAACTTGTTACTGATGGCTTATTACTTCGCATGTGTTTGCATGTCAGGTGCATTCTTTCTTGCTGTTCAATTTGTAGCACAGGCAGGTTGGTCTGCTTCTATACTACGTGTACCTCAGGCGATGGCCAAAACATTACCAATTGCAGTGGTTATTCTGATCGCAGTAATGGCAGCAGGCTTGTACACACACAACTTATATCATCACTGGAATGCTCCGGGTTTAACGGACATCAACAGTCCTAACTATGATAAATTAATCGACGGTAAGTCGGCTTTCCTTAACGTACCTTTCTTTATGGCACGTCAGGTGATCTTCTTAGGTGTGTATTGCATCTTTGCGGTACTTCTTGCGAAGTTATCGACAAATGAAGATTTAACCGGAGGATTAAACTCTTACAGAAAAAGCTTTAAATACTCTTGTATATTTTTAGTAATCTACGGTTTCACTACACCAATCTTTGCTTTTGATACGATCATGTCATTAGAGGCACACTGGTTCTCTACTATGTTTGGCTGGTATAACTTCGCCGCAATGTGGGTAAGCAGTTTAGCAACGATTGCCATCATCATTATCCTGTTGAGAAAAGCAGGTTACATGAGCTGGGTGAACAATAGTCACTTACACAACCTTGGACAGTTTATCTTCGGTTTCTCTATTTTCTGGACTTATGTATGGTTTGCTCAGTTTATGCTGATCTATTATGCAAACATGCCGGAAGAGACTGTATACTTCTACAAAAGGTTCGATCACTACGAATTTTGGTTCTATCTGAACCTGATCCTGAATTTCTTAGCTCCGGTATTGTTATTAATGGACAGAGATAATAAAAGGCAGGAAAACATCATGCTAACGGTGTGTATCATCGTATTGTGTGGTCACTGGGTTGATTATTACCAAATGATTATGCCTGGAACGGTTGAAGAACACCATGCTTTTGGTTTTATTGAGATCGGAACAGCCGTAGGTTTTGTAGGATTGTTTACCTTTACCGTTTTAAGAGCACTAAGTAAACAACCTTTGATCGCCAAGAACCACCCGTTCTTACAGGAAAGTTTGAATCATCACTTGTAA
- a CDS encoding cytochrome c — MNKNKVVLASFCILASAVIFSACKDKQSTGLEYARNMYDPIAYNPDQPNKNFKNGQTAQTPPAHTAPVGFDKYDYPNTKEGYEAAGAALVNPVPATEQNLISGKHYFTVFCAPCHGEKGDGQGHLVKIEKVSGIPSYHGDATSSRGGNMKDLSAGKIYHTIMYGLNNMGSHASQLSPEERWKVVMYVQQLQKIQ; from the coding sequence ATGAATAAGAATAAAGTAGTTTTAGCCTCATTTTGTATTCTTGCCAGTGCTGTAATATTTTCAGCATGTAAGGATAAGCAGAGTACAGGTTTAGAATATGCAAGGAACATGTATGATCCGATTGCTTATAACCCGGATCAGCCAAACAAAAACTTTAAGAACGGACAGACGGCACAAACGCCACCGGCTCATACCGCTCCTGTAGGATTCGATAAATATGATTATCCGAATACTAAAGAAGGTTATGAAGCAGCAGGTGCCGCTTTGGTGAATCCAGTTCCGGCCACAGAGCAAAACCTGATTTCAGGAAAGCATTACTTCACGGTATTTTGTGCTCCATGTCATGGAGAAAAGGGAGACGGACAAGGTCACCTGGTAAAAATCGAAAAGGTTAGTGGTATTCCTTCTTACCATGGTGATGCAACTTCCTCACGTGGTGGTAACATGAAAGACCTGAGCGCAGGAAAAATTTACCATACGATTATGTATGGTCTAAACAACATGGGTTCACATGCCTCACAATTGTCTCCTGAAGAGAGATGGAAAGTCGTGATGTATGTTCAACAATTACAAAAAATACAATAG